The genome window TTctatgttttattactgttgtgGATGTAGACAACCTTCCTGGAGATCTTGTATGACCTATTTCCTGTCTCCAGGAGTGATAGCCCAGGAGGTTCAACAGATCCTCCCCGAGGCAGTGAAGGAGGGTGGGGACGTGGTCTTCGCCAACGGAGAGACCATCCCCAAGCTGCTGGTGGTCAACAAGGTAACATATCCCTCGTTGAGTGCCTGAAAATGCAGCACATGTTGGGTGCGGGACCTGACAGCCGGGCCTCCTCTGCTTCTAGGATCGTATCTTCATGGAGAACGTGGGGGCTGTGAAGGAGCTGTGTAAGCTCACAGACAACCTGGAGACCCGCATAGACGAGCTGGAGCGCTGGAGCCGCAAGCTGGCTAAGCTTCGCCGCCTGGACAGCATGAAGAGTACTGTGAGCGGAGGGACCgtcaggtgagaggaggagggggatggagggatgacatgaaggacggaggagagagggaggcgggtTGGAAAGACCCAGAGGTTAgacggggagaagagggggcatgaaaagaaaagaaaagaaaagttaaTCACACAATTGACTTGACTTTCTTGTCTTTTGCAGCCAATCAGGAAGTCAGTTTAGCCGGACAGGAAGCGGACCACTGAAGAAGAAGATGGTTAAACCAGACAGCAAGGTCTGGGTCTCAGACCTGTAACACCGCGGAGCGCTCGGAATACATGTAGCCTTGCTGTGTTGTATAGAGTGTGTTTGATCACTGTGTTTTTGGTGTGGTTGCAGAGCCCTTCTCCAGAGCAAGGTTGCATCAGCCACAGGTTCATGCAGGGCACTATCCTGGCACTGGTTATCGTGATGGCCTTCAGGTTAGAGTGGGTCAGGACGAGGGGGAAAAGCAACAAGAATCAGAAACAGTATCTTGTCTTAAAGTGCTTTAAAAATACATTGCTCAATGCGAAATGGCAGGTACATTATGGTTGATTAAGGGAAAGGAATCGCTAGAGATGCTCTCTTTGTGTTTGTCCTCAGTGTGATTTCCATGTCCATACTGTACGTGTTGACCCTGCACCACAGAGGGGAAGTCACTGAGAAAGACGGGTATATGCTCatctaaacatacacacacacaactggactCTTCTACTGTTTTCTATATTGTCTTTGTGATCTTCACTTGTCTACTTTttgtttcctttctctctttctccttgtctACTGTAGCTTTGtatcctcctgttctctctacATTTCCTGGATGCCTATCTTCACTGCTACTGTCACTCTCTGTCCCCCGGTCTGTCCGTGGTAGGCTTGCTCTAGGTTTTTCCGCGGTTCTCTTCGCATTTTCAGTTTCATGATCTTTCAGTCTTTCTTATCTGTGATTGAAGGATTTGTTATTAaggtgtttctgtttctgtggCTCAAATAAGGTCATGACTCATCTCAGCATTGAAGAATTGGGCTAGTTGTTGGTACATGTTAAATATTAATGCTCATCATGTGCatcactgtctgtctgaaactGTATGTTTCTCTCACTGAATTCTCTGGTTCTCAGGTCCAGAGCTGCATTGGGATCCTCTCATGAGAGTTCTTACGAGTCCACAACCTTCAGTCCACAAGGTCCGAGGACATTTTACTGTCACATAATTGTTGCATGTTTGGATAACAAACCATTTTTGTGAGGGGATATTTGTAATACAGCTAGTAATTGAGCTACATATGTCCAAAAGAGCCCTGGCTCTCCATGTTTCTTGATGAGTATTTATCTCTGTACCTGTTCTGTCCAGACAcagtcccttcctctccttccctgtcagATCATGGGGCCTGTTGCCCACCCACAACTGCCACAAACAACCAATCAGCTACAGTTCTGTCCCCAAGTAACAACCAATCCACATCAGGTCAGTCACTCGTCTAATAAGATGGTTAACTATTGTGAGACATCCATGACGCATTACTTACTTATCTCTGCTCCAGATCTGGGCAGCATGATCCCTACATCCGGAACCATTAACAAGAAGGCCAAGTCCCGCTTGATGGATAAAGATGGTCGCAACAGGAACCGTCTGAGTCACACCTCGACTCCTCTGTACCTGGCCAAGGCTAAGAGACCTTCCCCCTCCGACCTGGGGGGAGCGGGGGCCACCAACCACCTGCCCCGGGGGCAGCAGCCCCCCCCGCGCAGAcaacgcagcacacacacagcaggtgacTGGACATGCAGAGACGTGCCATCACACCCTGTAACATAACAACACCTTCCAGACTTTTTCTAGCTTGATTATGGTCATCGCCATGGGTCCTTTGTATATTACGTGTAAATGAATACTCGTAACAAATGCTCAAAATTCATCACGCATTCTGCCACTTTCACAGGGGAGAGCTTTACTCCTTCTCTTGATCTGCACATCTTGGAAAACAACCAACAGATAACAATGCAGGCCTGTCAGTCTCCTGGAAGATGCAGGTGTggatttatttcatttttattttatttgttgcaCACCACTGTGTTACCTAATGTATTAGTCCGGCCTTATGTTGTACATGTACATTCCTATAAAATGTACATATGTTTTGTTTCCAGCTACATTATATCACTTCTTGGAAACAAAAACTCTTCTTTGTCACAAATAACTCTTCACATGAGGTGAGTAGTATACATGGAATCTACTCCAGTAAAAGGGTCTGGATGCACACATGGAAACCTCAATCATCCTCATGTTCAGTTGCAATGAAAGTCTCACAAACTTACATCTGCAGGTCCAGTGACAGCGTGTGGGTGCGTCAGTGTGGGGCCACTAAAGGCCGCTTGTGTCCTGACCACAGCGAAACAGAACTGTATGGTGGACAGAGGAAATCTTCCAAGGTAAATTGAATTAACTGCCAGAACAAATATTCAATTATTACTGTAAATGTGTACCAGGATGAGTAGAGCTAGATTGCTTTACTGATGTATTTTCTCTCTTCAAAGGGGACAGACCACCTGTGGTCAGTACCAGTGCTCACCTTCCAGGACGTCACCTATCACTTCCGTGTCTCTCAGTCTGTGAGTaaacctctctcttttcacttGAAAAGGATCTTAAGCGCATTTCTCAAAAGGGTGAACTTTGAATGACCTCTCCTGTTTGGGCTTTACAGAGTGAAATGAGCTGTGtcacagagggggagagtgaagcTGCGACGTCATATTCCGACTACCATTTTCTCATCAAGAGCAGCTGTGTATGAGATGGGCGCATGTGGAACACAGTAGCGTGTTCTGTTCCTACTGACCAGGGCCCAAACACAACCCTTTTTCTCCTCTACAGCTCCTCCACATCCCTTCTCAGAAGGGGGGCAGAAAAAGTTGTTAAGGCTCTCTTGAACTTCATTTTTAAATAggaacacatatatatacagctCTTCGTGAACATCTCTTTCTATAACTGGGTTCATTGTATCCTCGCTCTATGGGTCTTGTTCATTTTATAGCACTGTCACTGAACATGGCTTGCTTGGATGCCAGTGGAAGTCATTGAAAATGACTGATGATCTATCTTACTGCTATTGTAAACAAATAATGTCCTGTGCCTTATAACTCACTGTAATGCTGATCCCAGTATGTTTGCCATGTATAACACAAACCATTACTAGATTTTTTGTAAAGTTTTATTTGTTGGGATTTTTTATTAGAGTTGGGAATGAACACAGGTTAAGGAATAGTGTAGCAATGTCCATTCTACATTATTACAATACATTATCCATACATTTAACTTTTGATCTCTACACTGTAACTATTCATTATTGACTGTAAACAGTCACTTTGGATTCAACATTTTATACACTGGAAATTGTCTCAGTTTCTATTGAAAGTTAATTATAGGTCATTGACTTATCTCAGTTTTGCACACAGTCCAGTGTATAATAGAGAACAGTGTGTACCAGGCTGCTGTAATCTATGTCAAACTGATTTACTCGCTGTCTTCAACATTCATTATGGGGGCCACTCTTTGTGGGAGTGACCAACCCTATATAAATTGTAACACAAACAGACTTGTGTGACTGCCAAACCACAAAGCAGAGATTTCAAAGGCTACATCAGTGTAAACGTATCTAAAATGCAGCAGCCATTATaggaggccgccattttgaatacaTTAAATCTTAGTAGTGAATCCACTTAAATTCAGACTCAGTGGCTGGTCATATAAGACTGAATGTTTACTCAAATGACTGGAAATCATGTGTAAACACTGGATATAACACTGGATGCTCTCAGATGCTGCCCACTGAGTTGCTCATGTTTAACACTGACTATATTTCAAGAACACTGGAGATTTAGTTAATAAACTGTATCTTGTCCATATGTTACTTAACAAAAGCAaaagtgtactgtatgtgtacatcATAAACATGTCAAGTGTCCAGTCATTCCTTTCCAAAAGTCCAAAGTATATCATCTCAAGGCCAAGGCAACACATGGACTTTAATTCTGTTCATCTAACTTGTGCAGGCATCTGTTTTGGGACCTGGTCTTATGTACTTATGGGTTTAAGCCATGCACAAACTTCTGGCTCATACACTCTGGAATTTTAGCCTTACTATTTGTTGCCTTGAATCCTTTAACTCTCCTTTTGGACACCTCTACAAAGTACATGCAGACTGCACACTTTCCCAACCACATGTTTAACATTTTCACAGGAAAATACTGTATTTTTTGTCTGTACTTCAACTTATTTCCCTTTCTTCGCTATCCACAGTCATCTTCCATATGTTCCATAATTTGGGATAATTTAGTATTTTTACAAATTGCATTATTATGAAGTGATAGAGGAACATTTGTCATGATGTtttttgattattattattatgcccCTTTTTGCATTCAGAATGCAAATTACTTacttaaatgttgttttttgaaATATAGAAGTAGAGAAGGTATTAGGAAAATATCAACCCAAAGTGAATATATCTAAAATGGCGATATATGAAAACACTGTATTATACTTTCAATAtgaattataatttttttcttaACGTGTACTGTTTTAGCTTATTTATAATGCACCAGCCAGCATAGAGAAAACAGCTTAGCACTTCTAGTTTTGCACTGTATATATGAACTGCTTTTGTTCTCTCCAGGGGATCCAACTGGTTTCAAATACTCTGGTAGGAATGCATTACATTTGACTGTATAGCTTCATTTTGTAACAATCGATGCTCCTTATTATGTTGTTTATTTTATCACATAATTTTTACTGGTACTATTGTTGTATAAATAATATGTTAACCTTGTTTTTGCAATGAAATTCTGTTCCAATCAAATGAACGAATAGGCTTTCACTTTTGTCTTTTAGAAAcacatgcttgcacacacacacacacacatgcaaacacacacacacacacataatcacacacacatactttatttCATCAAACCATTCTTTGTCTAATCACACCAATCTgcagaaataaaacatttcagaaTACTAAATAGCCTATATGAATATTTTATCAATTTGCCACCATCCACACATACAGTTACCTCGATAAACTTACTAAAGCGTCCCTTTAACAAAAAAAACCTTTATACTTTAATTAGGTGATCATAACATATATTTGGTTGCCTATTTGGTCTTGTTTATTTGTGAAGAGCATGTTGTCATAATATGGGTGCATGCAATGAATAAAAAGAGTGATTCAAATGAACTTGTTTATTTTAGTATTTGAAACTACTACTACTTCACCGGTTAAAAACATGAATTCATAGGAAACAATAATATTACATGCATATACTGTGTGTGCTATAAATTATGGACCCCGAGATTAACGTAAATTGAACACGCTGTGCACCTGAATTGCTTCATCGTTGCTTTATTCCAGTCCACTAGATGGTGGCAAAGGATTTACTTTAAGACCTGAGAACGTAGCATGAACAACACGGAAGCGCAACACAAAgctcatttgttttgtatgaaagCGGAGACTATGTGTCACATGCAGGGTAAACTGCGCTATTTAAAGTAATGCATTATCGCATTCACAGAACCATTTTGTTtatgaaaacaaaaatctttgaGGTTTTTCTCTGTTAGATATCAAATTGTCTTTTAATCAAGATATATACGCACATTCCAAGAGTGCATTCAAAACCGGCGACGTATCCTGGTGCACCGCGGTACGGCCTCGATAACCTTAAGGAGTAGACTCACAAATCAGTACGTGGCTTTTTCCTCTTGGTTCCGAAGCTGCAGGATCTCATCAAAATGGTAAGCAAGTCGATGCGTATAATTTAATTCAAACGTTCAAACACAATACTTTGTATTATGTTTTTGTATATCATAACTTCTAGCGCTAGTCTTCAATAAACTAGCGTAGGTAAACTAGGTATTGTAGGGCAATTCAGATGGGAGTTACCTTGTCTCAACACAGTACAGCTAGCCTCTAGCTCAGTCTTGCTAGCAAGTCCATGATGAACGAACTAAACCTTGCCCGGTCTGTATTTCTATCaattgtgttttggggtaacgTCATTTGCTACCTATTTCAAGTTGTTTCTTTAGCTAGCTGGATGGTTTGAAGTTGTGATGTAACAATTCCACCGTGCCTTACTGAAACAGTGTGTGTTAGTTAGCTAACAAGTACTAGTTAGTTAACAAGCAGGTGTCTGTAGCTATGCAAAGAGACCAAACTAACGCTATCTTTTTATGTAGTAGGCCATGGCATGAGGTGTATAATGTGGCATGAAAGAGAATGGTAACGTTAAGTGTTGTGCTTACTCAATTTTATTGCAATTACCCGCAGGAGCTCGAGGCAATGACCAGATACACCAGTCCGGTGAACCCGGCTGTGTTCCCCCACCTCACTGTGGTTCTGTTGGCTATTGGAATGTTCTTCACAGCTTGGTTCTTTGTGTATCCTTTTCAATGGTGGATCTTTGAAATCATACGCTTAATTATACAATTCAGTTATGTCTTAATTTGAAGAGAGTAAATAATTAATACCAATGTGTTACAGTGTTTCGTGCTTTTAAAGTTTTGGATTTTATCTGTTAAAATGtgaggtccataaatatttgcaaTTAAGAGTTTAATCATCGATAGATAAGATGTTGGTGACAGATTAAAAATGAATGTAGAAGATGCTGGTTATGTTGTTAGTATATAGGCTAATGATGGTGCAGGACTCAAGGTTGATAATGCGTTAGACTGGTGTGTTCTGGTCCCTAACGTTCCCTCAGATATGAGGTAACATCGACAAAATACACCAGAGATGTGTACAAGGAGCTTCTGATCTCTCTTGTGGCTTCACTCTTTATGGGCTTTGGTGTGCTGTTCTTGCTGCTTTGGGTCGGCATATATGTATGAGGGTAAGTGAgaaaatgttttgtgttttcagaCCAGTGTCCATTTCAGACTTTGATCTGTCAAATGCCTGAAATACTTCTTTATTGATCTTATCTACTGCAATGAATCAAGTCAAACCAAATGCACTACAAATACTTCCATGTATTTGACACTGTTCTTATAGAGTAGCCTAATAACTAATTCTGTATTTTTTATGTTTAGATTGTGATTTGAACAGATGATACAGATGAACATTCCAGTGCTACAGATTTCGTGGGCTCCATAATACAAACCTGTTTTTGGATTTATTTACTGCACTGACAAAAAGTCTCAGATTGGATTCTTCATTCACCAATAAAGATGAGTTTGTAAGAAAAGTCATTTGCCcatatggttttgtatgaaGCAGTTTGAAATCTGTCTGGACTGGGAAAAGACACTGCTCAGATCACATTAAAGATTGTTTTACACATGCAGCAAATGTTGCCTAGGGAGTGCTATTTTAGTTTCCCCAGGTTAATTGATAGCACTGAATACCTAAATGAATCAATGCATATTcattttaaatacattatatagAGAAGTAGGATTTCAACTAGCTGTCATATTTTCAACCAATCTTAATAGTACGGTCACTTTCAACCTTAAATATCTTGATTTCCAGGTTGCCAAGTATTCATTTACTGTGTTTGAATGAAATGTGGCACAAGACACAGCTTTGAGACTGCATTTAAAGCCTATGTTGATTGTGTCCATTTTCATAATGTAATTAAAGACCACTGTACATTCTAGGGAAGGTACTTTGTCTTATTTTGAAACACTTGCAAGCAATTTTCAGATGGTATTCTACTAGTGGTGCCTAAAACCCCAATCCCAGATTAATCTTGGTGAGTAAGAATAGAGTAGTCACACTTGTACACATCCACCTAGTGAACAGGCACACATGATCTTGCCCTGGTCTGTTGAGCTATGTAACCACCAAAAACTGGACAAACAGTGAGGGAACAGGGCAATAACATGGTAAAACCTGGTTACAATTTGAGTGATTATCAAAAAACAAACTCATTATGTAAACAGTTTATTTGGTCTCCAGCATACAAGGCCAACTGAACTTCGTTTTTTTAAGAATAAGAAACGACAATCCTTGTAATAgtattctgttctattgtaattGCTAGTCTAATTTCAACTCTGTTAATCTGATAACGCATCGCTATGATACAATTAACTGAATAGAAAGACATCAAATGTATAAAAAAGTTACATTCCATAGGAAGTAATATCTGCCTTTGAGGTGTCAGAATTACAGTGTAAGCACAAATGGTGTATTCCAGAACTCAAAAAGGGAACATTTCCACTTATGTTTCCCTTGTAAGATGACTTGATGAATTCAGATAAACAATATATCAAACAAACATTACTTATTGTAATGTAATATGGTAAAAAAACGTGCAGTACAATGGTATGTATTACATCATGGGCTGCACTCAGaatttttgacaaatttgtatTCTAATGGCTTCTAGCTGAGTACAGTAGTGCCCAATAGTGTTGATAATTTCCCCTTACTGTAAGAATATGTAGTGTGCCATAGAAAGTAACATTGTAGTGCAGTTTTCGATTGATGTCTGTCTTGGTTAACCCCTCATAGTATTTCCTTTTTCCTCTTGGTTTAATCCTGGCCAACCTGTCCATGTGGCCTCTTTAAGCAGCACCACACCGCAGGGATGGTTCTATCATCTCCACCTTCACTGACGTGCTCGGGCAAAGGCATCACGTAGCCAGAGAGAGTCCTCATATAACCTCGGGTCTCCCAGGTATTCAGTTGTACGCTTGTAGAAGTAGTAATACAAAACGGCAGCTGCaggagaaaaaacaacaacatttagaCTGTAGAAATTAGGAAACGGAATACACAACCATAATTGTTGTGATGAAGATGAAAATGGTGAAAGTTACTTTTACCTAGTCTCTGAAAGATGAAGAGAACTTGCAGACCGCTGGTCCAAATGAATCGATTGGATTCCAGCCATCTCAGGTTCTAACAATAACAAATTATCattgattattattatcatcacaGTCTACCTACAACATTTCATGAGTGCTgcgcagcaacaacaacaattgGCCTATTTGTCAATCAGAGCACAATTTGTCCCATTCAGTTTTGCTACAGCCAAAagggatcagatggctgagcggttatggaatcgggctattaatcagaaggttgccggttcgattctggctgtcaaaattacgttgtgtccttgggcaaggcacttcaccctacttgcctcggggggaatgtccctgtacttactgtaagtcgctctggacaagagcgtctggtaaatgactaaatgtaatgtgtctgtctggcctgtgtgttcagtgtgtgagtgcgtaccACAATCCAGCAGTGAAAGCTGATGCTGAGGGTCAGGtacacagcagagag of Osmerus mordax isolate fOsmMor3 chromosome 4, fOsmMor3.pri, whole genome shotgun sequence contains these proteins:
- the tmem258 gene encoding transmembrane protein 258, translating into MELEAMTRYTSPVNPAVFPHLTVVLLAIGMFFTAWFFVYEVTSTKYTRDVYKELLISLVASLFMGFGVLFLLLWVGIYV